The Trichoplusia ni isolate ovarian cell line Hi5 chromosome 15 unlocalized genomic scaffold, tn1 tig00000713_group14, whole genome shotgun sequence region tgtgtaagcattttaaatttcgcGCCATAACATAGACCGGTGATAcaggatgtttatttttgattgttgaaaaatctttaatgctggattagaaataaaaaacgtgtacaaaattgtatctttttatttattaaattattaacaaacattaaaagttgttccttataattagttacaaataaaaaaaaattaattggtttattttaatctaaaaaaatttcctttcttttttctttttattgtctttttaaatcttttcgtttccattccttctgaatttttcaagatcaattataatttacgtcgcctccttctattcaaaatctgatcttgcaaaatttataattgaagcaatggaaacaaaaatacttaaaaagacaataaaaataaaggaaaaatttctaggaaaaggataattttctaaataatgacaataaccatagaataaaaatgaccaCTTTACGGAAAAAGGAAGGGTAATGAGTTTGACaccctatgtatgtatgtatgtatctgaaTCGGTTGTTAGACCGTAGCTCAAAAAGTACTCATCAGATTTTGACAAATGAGGTGTCGATTGATTCGTCTTAACACCAGGAGTGTCATAGgctagttttttctataaaaaataggctactttaaaaaaaaagccgatgagacagaaaaagttgcactaaataaattgatttcttcacaaataacgtacttgcattagttttgattcaatgagtattgaaataccatttggcattacaaatattacttaaaataaataaaaaataaaatagcaaagattgaataattagaaattgttcgacctgctagcgccatctcttgtgtGTTGACCGTATTATTTGGAAATGCTCTAGACACGGTATTTGTCCTGAACGTGAAGTTTGAGTAATTGTCACAAGCcaccaaaaagagaaaaataaaaataaaagttataaaaactaaaacccgactacggaaaaaagcatctgaaaagtatgaaacaagaatatattccagaatcaacgaaatacggtagtgagcatctccaggttatggccgtaGTCGCATGCCATTGTAAGCACTTAAATAAGCACGCATAAATCATAACGGCATGCGAAtacggccataacctggagatgctcactataccgtatttcgttgattctggaatatattcttgtttcatacttttcagatgcttttttccgtagtcgggtttttttgtggcacgatgttagttatacctacattagcgacaaaattttataaattttcgagAGTGTGGTATTCAATCCAACATTGACCGAGACAAAGGAACTTCTGACACTTCTGGCAAACGGTGTTAACTtctttccgtattttttttaaggagcaACGAACGCAgcggtttcttttaattttgtttcttttgctcCCCGCTCGATCTTCTAAAGAATCTGCATAGATTGGAAAGTGATTATCACCATCTAAGCGGAGAAGAGCAGGAGGATTTATTAGCCGAGATAAGGTCAAATTTGGGTATTTCTGAGCCAGTTGCTCCGCCAATTTATATCTGAATTGCCTGTGGCTGAGGGGATTTGTGCTGTTCTCGCgatgtatgataaaaatgttcaaaatgctAACATTTATTAGCCGTTTGAACACTTTCAAGTACCATTTCATCCCCCTTTTGCGTTCCATTAAGTACATGGACAGCatttgatcttttaaatctaCACCGCCCATGTACTTATTGTAGTCGTGCACAACCACAggcttcaatatttgttgtccTGCTCTTCTTCCAGGCAACATGTCCGCATTGTGGTAAGTCGACACTGTGGTTACTAATTTAACGTCTTTCCAGGATAAGACAGATACGTCACCACAGTGTCTACTTACCACTGCTGCTTTTTGAAGTTTCCTTTCGTTGAGAATTTGTATGTCCCTCGGTGTCCCCATTCTTCGCCTGTTCAGAGTTCCGATGACATCGGtcttattcaactttaaaaatcgtgtcaaagtaactgaattataaaagttatccaTTACAAGACAGTGACCTTTGTTGAGGAATCTTTGCATGAGCCTTAGCACCACTTTCGCACTTGCGCTCGTAAAGCCATACAAGGAGTCCTCCGCAGAGTCCCCTgtctgtggatatttttttcccgTGTAAACCTCAAATTTGAGCAAATAGCCTGTAACCGCCTcgcaaagttcataaaatttgataccAAACCGTGCTGCTTTTGTACGGATACACTGAATCCAACTCAAGCGTCCTTTAAAAAGCAGCAACGATTCGTCAATGCTTATTTCTCTGCGAGGCGTGTACatgctattaaactttttattacaatggtCAATGATGGGTTGTATCTTAGCAACTTTACGATCGGAACCATGAACACTGATAGTATTGTTATCGACAAAGTGCAGGAAACGCATGAGTAGCCAGTACCGTTTTATACTCATAAGTTTACGAAAACCTGGCATGGCCAGGGTACCCGTGCTCCAGTATTCACTCACACGTCCTGCGACCATCAGCGACATAAAAATCATCACCGCAAAGAGCTTGTACAGCTCATCAGTAGTGGTTTCTACCCAATCATTTAATCGAGAATGCGCCGAGATACCGTCCGGTAACTCGGATGCTTGCGCTATCGTTTGCCAGGCATACTCGTTGGTCTGTGCCACAATACTGTTCATTATATCGTGATCCCAAACATGAGTGAATAGCTTCAGAGGATCTGTTTCCTTAATATTGGGACCTCGCTCGCCTGCCTGGGAATAAACTTCCGGTTGACCTCTAAATGTACTATAATCGCTTGACCAATTGAAAGATTCAGACAGCCTCTCGTGTTCTTCGGGATCTTCCTCAACATCTTCGGCTGTCTCTTCCAGGATAGCTCGAAGCTCCTCCAGCGACATAGGTTCCTCCTCTTCCTCACTGCCCGAATCCACTCTTAGCTCCTCGCCTAATGGCCTGCcatttatgataattctttttgataatgtgacaaatataatcatattcatttataattaatcagagGGAGAATGCGtgcaaaactctaaaaataaaaagtaaaaaaaaattgttaaatatctacCTCGGAATAAGACATATCAAGGTCATGAGGCCTTTGATTAGGCTGCCAATCATAATCGTCGTCATCGGGAAAATGTCTTCCGGTACCCTACaaagatgaaaattgaaaaaaatatttacttgttagaaTTCcctgattaacaaaaatatttgatacaaatatttattagcagcATACCACACTTTTTGAAGTGCTGGCTTCGGGAAGCCCGACGTCGTCAATAATTCGGTCTGGCTCCATTACCTACGGTTATTTAGgatagattagttttttatttatttatttatttcaatgatgacagaatgaaagaaataaaaaaaaaaatctgtaccagTTAGTCAATTATgccatttaatagtttattggacGACGTAGATCTTGCCTAGTACCTTCTTGTGTCCACGTAGAGAAAATGagttaatttgattaagaaatcaattttatttttgaaaataaaaacatattcttcttggaatgatctgatcaatgaatttaaaaaaagaatcaaattaaaattaagaatttatgagCAACATTCGTCTGGGGGATAGTGATCATATACACTATAACCACATTTGCACCAGAAAAAATTTGATAGTAGAAGCCGACGAATTGTATTTCTACTCATGATGACACGGAAGTGCCTTATGGAGTTATTAACTTCCGTGTGgcaaatatgacaaatattttcccgCAAGAAATGGGTTTCCTCCCATGGCCACATACACTCTCCTTTATAGCAAGAAATATAGTCGCGTTTAtgcaaaaaccggtcaagatcCAGGACCACAACCATGATGAATtcctaaaaagaagagaaaaccaCTAATGACTTATTGATACTTtctgatatttattgctttcgcttttataatattataaagttaagataGATACGCGAGAAAAACCGTGTGCAGAAAAATAGTTACGAAAACTTGGACGAAACCATATGAAACGCTAGTAGTTTTACGTGAGCGAAATCGATTAACAacaccagttatttttttttttttatatcatgagcATGTATAGTAtcgtttattagtaaaaaatattgaaatagtaaaataatattgttttttttcatctcgtttcattccattccatctcattccatttatttaataacaagtgtCAATAACGCCATAAAATgcgcaatttatttcattgtcgcTATATACAGTTTACactgcaattataatatatagttcaatatatcaatggattcaaacaaaacaacatactgTACAAAAACATCAAGACTGACGTAACATGACGCCATTCGATTGCGTCATCTGCGTCACGTAAATGCAAGCCCTATTATGAGAATGTGTGCGTGCATTTTGCATGACCTTAgaaaatgtcaattatttttcatattctgataaaaaatgtactaaaacctttatgcaattcgaaagttaatgaaatttcctttataatgatatataataacgacatttttttaagatagatgcaaatataaatcgataagaaaatcaaaacattgacagAAAAAACATCGCGAGAGATTTGATCGTAGAAATATCACAAATcaagttaataatacatttattttcaattgttttatgttctacataatataaacaaaagcaaaatagacaagaatacttacagttgtttattttcgtgaGAATCACACAAAAGGAATTTCACCGGTCGCACGTGTCACCAGAATGCACTTGTTTTTACTTGTCGATCCCATTCCCATGACGAAATCCATTCAGTCTAATGGCCGCCCGTGACAGATTCATTCAGTACGTTttcgttgcaaaaaaaaatttacccaAAAGTCCAAAGAATAGAGAACAAAatcgcatttaaaaagtttgttagttTTGGACGTGGATCCACGCTTAGGCACACGAGGGTAAAGATTTTTCGAACGTG contains the following coding sequences:
- the LOC113506430 gene encoding piggyBac transposable element-derived protein 4-like, with product MTTIMIGSLIKGLMTLICLIPRPLGEELRVDSGSEEEEEPMSLEELRAILEETAEDVEEDPEEHERLSESFNWSSDYSTFRGQPEVYSQAGERGPNIKETDPLKLFTHVWDHDIMNSIVAQTNEYAWQTIAQASELPDGISAHSRLNDWVETTTDELYKLFAVMIFMSLMVAGRVSEYWSTGTLAMPGFRKLMSIKRYWLLMRFLHFVDNNTISVHGSDRKVAKIQPIIDHCNKKFNSMYTPRREISIDESLLLFKGRLSWIQCIRTKAARFGIKFYELCEAVTGYLLKFEVYTGKKYPQTGDSAEDSLYGFTSASAKVVLRLMQRFLNKGHCLVMDNFYNSVTLTRFLKLNKTDVIGTLNRRRMGTPRDIQILNERKLQKAAVVSRHCGDVSVLSWKDVKLVTTVSTYHNADMLPGRRAGQQILKPVVVHDYNKYMGGVDLKDQMLSMYLMERKRGMKWYLKVFKRLINVSILNIFIIHRENSTNPLSHRQFRYKLAEQLAQKYPNLTLSRLINPPALLRLDGDNHFPIYADSLEDRAGSKRNKIKRNRCVRCSLKKIRKEVNTVCQKCQKFLCLGQCWIEYHTLENL